The following proteins come from a genomic window of Megalobrama amblycephala isolate DHTTF-2021 linkage group LG1, ASM1881202v1, whole genome shotgun sequence:
- the LOC125263391 gene encoding uncharacterized protein LOC125263391 isoform X1, with protein sequence MASVLDVSLPLCAGEDTFELHAVQLELEAVERQIRILLEKQAELRERQTALETSRADAHQPSVSLQRDINTPASSTPCVSLHRARAPRTRSSQPSFTPAPSHQGPWVLQQRKTRARPRTRTSPPPPPVFDVSTRNRFSPLREAERDAVVIGDSIVRHVHATTAKGKVRSHCFPGARVLDVSVQIPAILNGAETIGAVVLHAGVNDTRLRQTEVLKQDFRSLIETVRATSPATKIIVSGPLPTYRRGHERFSRLFALNEWLMSWCNEQKLLFVNNWNLFWERPRLFRADGLHPSRIGADLLSENISKTLRTI encoded by the coding sequence ATGGCGAGTGTATTGGATGTTTCTCTACCTTTATGTGCAGGTGAGGACACGTTTGAGCTGCATGCGGTGCAGTTGGAACTGGAGGCCGTGGAGCGGCAGATCCGGATCCTTCTCGAGAAGCAGGCCGAGCTACGCGAGCGGCAGACAGCGCTGGAAACTTCTCGCGCTGACGCTCACCAACCCTCGGTAAGTTTGCAGCGCGATATTAACACTCCTGCTTCCTCTACGCCGTGTGTTTCTCTGCACAGGGCCCGAGCACCAAGAACGCGTTCATCCCAGCCCTCGTTCACTCCGGCGCCGTCACACCAGGGACCTTGGGTGCTTCAGCAGCGGAAGACGCGAGCCAGGCCTCGGACCAGGACCTCTCCTCCACCGCCCCCGGTCTTCGACGTCTCGACACGGAACCGCTTCTCCCCTCTTCGCGAGGCAGAACGCGACGCCGTGGTCATCGGAGACTCCATCGTCCGCCACGTCCACGCTACCACAGCCAAAGGTAAGGTGCGCAGTCACTGTTTTCCTGGTGCTCGTGTTCTCGATGTCTCTGTGCAGATTCCCGCGATCCTCAACGGTGCTGAGACCATCGGAGCTGTAGTGCTGCACGCGGGGGTGAACGACACCAGGCTGCGGCAGACGGAGGTGCTGAAGCAGGACTTCAGAAGCCTGATCGAGACGGTACGAGCCACATCGCCCGCGACGAAGATCATCGTGTCCGGACCGCTTCCGACGTACCGACGAGGACATGAAAGGTTCagtagattatttgctttaaatgaatggttgATGTCTTGGTGTAATGAACAGAAGCTGCTCTTTGTAAATAATTGGAATCTTTTCTGGGAGCGTCCTAGGCTCTTCCGTGCGGATGGCCTGCACCCCAGCAGAATCGGAGCTGATCTTCTGTCAGAGAACATCTCCAAGACGCTTCGCACCATATGA
- the LOC125263391 gene encoding uncharacterized protein LOC125263391 isoform X2, whose translation MFLYLYVQVRTRLSCMRCSWNWRPWSGRSGSFSRSRPSYASGRQRWKLLALTLTNPRARAPRTRSSQPSFTPAPSHQGPWVLQQRKTRARPRTRTSPPPPPVFDVSTRNRFSPLREAERDAVVIGDSIVRHVHATTAKGKVRSHCFPGARVLDVSVQIPAILNGAETIGAVVLHAGVNDTRLRQTEVLKQDFRSLIETVRATSPATKIIVSGPLPTYRRGHERFSRLFALNEWLMSWCNEQKLLFVNNWNLFWERPRLFRADGLHPSRIGADLLSENISKTLRTI comes from the exons ATGTTTCTCTACCTTTATGTGCAGGTGAGGACACGTTTGAGCTGCATGCGGTGCAGTTGGAACTGGAGGCCGTGGAGCGGCAGATCCGGATCCTTCTCGAGAAGCAGGCCGAGCTACGCGAGCGGCAGACAGCGCTGGAAACTTCTCGCGCTGACGCTCACCAACCCTCG GGCCCGAGCACCAAGAACGCGTTCATCCCAGCCCTCGTTCACTCCGGCGCCGTCACACCAGGGACCTTGGGTGCTTCAGCAGCGGAAGACGCGAGCCAGGCCTCGGACCAGGACCTCTCCTCCACCGCCCCCGGTCTTCGACGTCTCGACACGGAACCGCTTCTCCCCTCTTCGCGAGGCAGAACGCGACGCCGTGGTCATCGGAGACTCCATCGTCCGCCACGTCCACGCTACCACAGCCAAAGGTAAGGTGCGCAGTCACTGTTTTCCTGGTGCTCGTGTTCTCGATGTCTCTGTGCAGATTCCCGCGATCCTCAACGGTGCTGAGACCATCGGAGCTGTAGTGCTGCACGCGGGGGTGAACGACACCAGGCTGCGGCAGACGGAGGTGCTGAAGCAGGACTTCAGAAGCCTGATCGAGACGGTACGAGCCACATCGCCCGCGACGAAGATCATCGTGTCCGGACCGCTTCCGACGTACCGACGAGGACATGAAAGGTTCagtagattatttgctttaaatgaatggttgATGTCTTGGTGTAATGAACAGAAGCTGCTCTTTGTAAATAATTGGAATCTTTTCTGGGAGCGTCCTAGGCTCTTCCGTGCGGATGGCCTGCACCCCAGCAGAATCGGAGCTGATCTTCTGTCAGAGAACATCTCCAAGACGCTTCGCACCATATGA